One Lentibacillus cibarius DNA window includes the following coding sequences:
- the thiD gene encoding bifunctional hydroxymethylpyrimidine kinase/phosphomethylpyrimidine kinase, producing the protein MNLPSRVITIAGSAAGGSAGIQADLKTFQELDVYGMSVVTALVARHPETDKNVHLQTIEAIEAQFATAVKQVGVDALKTGMLFSENIIDKAADLIATSDINTVVVDPVMVGKLDSKLLADDAIDVLRDRLLPMADVITPNVPEASYLLNGREVHTLDDMKQAAIDLHKLGPNYVLVKGGRLKGEAIDVLYDGETMTAFEAPRIDTENTSGAGCTYSAAITSYLAKGYTVPEAVRLAKSFVTTAIAFGFSYNDMVGPTYHAAERTQGEAHTIKVEKLA; encoded by the coding sequence ATGAATCTTCCATCACGTGTTATAACAATTGCAGGGTCTGCGGCTGGAGGTAGTGCAGGCATTCAGGCAGACTTGAAGACATTTCAGGAGTTGGATGTCTACGGGATGAGTGTCGTGACAGCACTTGTTGCGCGGCACCCGGAAACGGATAAAAACGTTCACCTGCAGACAATTGAAGCAATCGAAGCGCAATTTGCAACCGCTGTAAAGCAAGTCGGTGTCGACGCGCTTAAAACAGGTATGTTATTTTCAGAAAATATTATCGACAAAGCGGCAGATCTGATTGCCACGTCAGATATCAATACGGTCGTAGTTGATCCGGTCATGGTCGGCAAGCTTGACTCGAAGTTGCTTGCTGACGATGCGATTGATGTTCTGCGAGATCGGCTTTTGCCTATGGCGGATGTGATCACACCGAATGTGCCTGAAGCATCCTATCTTTTGAATGGCCGGGAAGTGCATACGCTGGATGATATGAAGCAGGCTGCCATTGACTTACATAAACTGGGACCGAACTATGTCCTTGTTAAGGGTGGCAGGCTGAAAGGTGAAGCTATTGATGTTCTCTATGATGGCGAAACAATGACCGCTTTTGAAGCACCCCGTATCGACACGGAAAACACGAGCGGGGCAGGCTGCACGTATTCGGCAGCAATTACTTCCTATCTGGCAAAAGGCTATACGGTTCCTGAAGCAGTTCGTCTGGCGAAAAGTTTTGTTACAACGGCCATCGCATTTGGATTCTCCTATAATGATATGGTAGGTCCGACGTATCACGCAGCAGAACGTACGCAGGGAGAAGCCCACACGATTAAAGTGGAAAAACTGGCGTGA
- a CDS encoding DUF456 domain-containing protein: MLDIIIWTIIAVLFIGSFAGIIFPIIPSPLVLWVGFLLYHFVINADELSSWFWTGMAVLTIVLIAADVIANSYFVKKYGGSKWGERGAAVAVIIGSFIIPPFGILIVPFVAVFVIEMMQKKTYGEALRASIGSLIGFLGGAVAKVVIQLVMIVWFFVAILF, from the coding sequence ATGCTGGATATAATTATTTGGACCATTATTGCCGTACTATTTATCGGAAGTTTCGCGGGAATTATTTTTCCGATTATCCCCTCGCCGCTCGTACTGTGGGTTGGCTTTCTGTTATATCATTTTGTCATTAATGCCGATGAGCTATCATCCTGGTTTTGGACAGGTATGGCTGTATTGACGATTGTTTTAATCGCAGCGGATGTCATCGCGAACAGCTACTTTGTCAAAAAATATGGCGGAAGTAAATGGGGGGAACGCGGCGCTGCGGTAGCTGTTATTATTGGTTCATTTATCATACCGCCATTTGGTATTCTTATTGTGCCGTTTGTAGCAGTATTTGTGATTGAAATGATGCAAAAGAAAACATATGGTGAGGCGCTTCGGGCGTCTATTGGCTCCTTGATTGGTTTTCTTGGAGGTGCCGTTGCGAAGGTCGTGATTCAGCTAGTCATGATCGTTTGGTTTTTTGTAGCTATATTATTCTAA
- a CDS encoding YbaN family protein, giving the protein MKQLKKAFLIIAGSVSLVLGVLGIILPLVPTTPLLLLAAACYVRSSPSLYAWLISNKYFGSYIQNYRNGNGIPLKAKMIGISLLWIAMGYSILFVIPLLSVKFFLFGIGSYFTWFILKQKTLRKPE; this is encoded by the coding sequence ATGAAACAGCTAAAAAAAGCATTTCTGATCATAGCTGGGTCAGTCTCACTTGTACTTGGCGTACTTGGGATTATTCTCCCGCTTGTTCCAACTACGCCGCTATTACTGCTGGCGGCTGCTTGTTATGTGAGAAGCTCGCCAAGTTTATATGCGTGGCTAATTTCAAATAAATATTTTGGTTCTTATATACAGAATTACCGTAATGGTAATGGAATTCCCTTAAAAGCTAAGATGATTGGGATTTCCCTGTTATGGATAGCGATGGGGTACAGTATTTTATTCGTCATACCATTATTGTCGGTGAAATTTTTTCTATTTGGTATTGGGAGCTATTTTACATGGTTTATCCTTAAACAGAAGACATTGCGTAAGCCGGAGTGA
- a CDS encoding GNAT family N-acetyltransferase, with protein sequence MKGLFKQDAFRDYTVRKATDQDAETVIQILREAAGWLADKGIHQWDYYLTDEAMLEINQAIKAGTTYLVENQEKRAVTTFNLSPEQSELDISVWGNRNDRALYLHRLAVDKNYRHKRIGKGLLEWICVNSLLDDGVIRLDCVADNPALNQFYVNAGFTFSGYVRAKEIQFSRYERPLNA encoded by the coding sequence ATGAAAGGACTGTTTAAACAGGATGCATTTCGTGATTATACGGTCAGAAAAGCAACAGATCAGGATGCGGAAACGGTCATCCAGATTTTGCGTGAAGCGGCAGGCTGGCTGGCCGATAAAGGAATCCATCAGTGGGACTATTACCTGACAGATGAAGCGATGCTGGAGATCAACCAGGCTATTAAAGCAGGCACGACTTATTTGGTAGAAAACCAGGAAAAACGTGCTGTAACCACCTTTAATCTTTCGCCAGAACAAAGTGAGCTTGATATTAGTGTATGGGGCAATCGGAATGATAGGGCATTATACCTGCACAGGCTGGCGGTTGATAAAAACTATCGTCACAAACGGATTGGGAAAGGCCTGTTGGAGTGGATCTGTGTCAATAGCTTGCTTGATGATGGTGTGATTCGTTTGGACTGTGTCGCGGATAACCCGGCACTGAATCAATTTTATGTGAATGCGGGGTTTACTTTTTCCGGTTACGTACGGGCGAAAGAAATCCAGTTCTCCAGATATGAAAGGCCTTTAAATGCTTGA
- the ytzI gene encoding YtzI protein yields the protein MTGYIIAAIVIMLIVLVLALFTISKGYAYKHTVDALPEQNEHNGDADNAHF from the coding sequence ATGACAGGATATATTATTGCTGCAATTGTTATTATGCTGATTGTGCTGGTGCTGGCCTTGTTTACGATATCAAAGGGCTACGCTTATAAGCATACGGTAGATGCACTGCCTGAGCAGAATGAACATAATGGGGATGCAGATAACGCTCATTTTTAA
- a CDS encoding ATP phosphoribosyltransferase regulatory subunit yields MVSSQMGIENNESTSRLLMRNSLIPLLKKRFRTYGYIETCTGTFQDYDLYSTVVGTVHKRDMIKTIDPSGDVRVLRPDVTIPIAQQMASNETMPRRQFYVQDVFRVSGDKNSHKALTQAGVECFGENTHENDAEIIAMAAHILKDLQFNKFKIVISHASFFRELLNQLPITPEQSKQLQELIQSKNMAEISPFLKNLPIGEELATAVEAIPMLYGSPEQVLAKAQTISMNSTMQQAITNLKAMSSILKAYGVDDAVVFDLGMINDMNYYSGVIFQGYVTESSKPVLMGGRYNDLVEQFGKRMPAIGFGCFADRLLEALEKDGKPPQMEIPVQLIIYYDQDSVNQALSTAGALRDDGFRVVTVNNNRGTYPETSQLGNAVITTDHCLLNHQGKQTTFRTVDDLKTLLEIEMREN; encoded by the coding sequence ATGGTTTCTTCTCAAATGGGTATCGAAAACAACGAGAGCACATCAAGACTTCTCATGAGAAACAGTCTTATTCCTTTACTAAAGAAGCGCTTTCGAACTTACGGCTATATCGAAACGTGTACGGGTACTTTCCAGGATTACGATTTGTATTCGACGGTTGTTGGAACAGTCCATAAACGCGATATGATTAAAACCATTGACCCATCAGGTGACGTTAGGGTTCTTCGTCCGGACGTGACAATCCCTATTGCACAACAAATGGCATCCAACGAAACAATGCCGCGACGTCAATTTTATGTTCAGGATGTATTCCGGGTATCCGGCGATAAGAACAGCCACAAAGCGTTGACACAGGCTGGCGTTGAATGTTTTGGCGAAAATACACATGAGAATGACGCTGAAATCATAGCCATGGCCGCACACATTCTTAAAGATCTTCAGTTCAATAAATTCAAAATCGTCATAAGCCATGCTAGTTTTTTCAGAGAACTACTTAACCAACTTCCAATCACACCGGAACAATCCAAGCAGTTGCAGGAGCTCATTCAGTCGAAAAACATGGCGGAGATAAGTCCTTTTCTTAAAAACTTACCGATTGGCGAAGAATTGGCAACAGCAGTTGAAGCAATACCGATGTTATATGGTAGCCCGGAACAAGTTCTTGCTAAAGCACAAACTATATCTATGAACAGCACAATGCAACAGGCGATTACAAATCTAAAAGCTATGTCATCCATTTTAAAAGCGTATGGCGTTGACGATGCTGTTGTATTCGATCTTGGAATGATCAATGACATGAACTATTATTCCGGGGTCATTTTTCAAGGCTATGTAACCGAATCCAGCAAACCTGTCCTAATGGGCGGACGATATAATGACCTGGTAGAGCAATTTGGCAAAAGGATGCCGGCCATCGGCTTTGGATGTTTTGCCGACCGTTTATTGGAGGCGCTGGAGAAAGACGGCAAGCCACCACAAATGGAAATTCCTGTTCAGCTTATCATTTATTATGATCAGGATAGCGTCAATCAAGCCTTATCAACTGCCGGTGCACTCCGGGATGACGGCTTCCGGGTAGTCACTGTGAACAACAACCGCGGTACCTATCCGGAAACGTCTCAGCTGGGAAACGCCGTTATTACAACAGACCATTGTCTTCTAAACCATCAGGGCAAACAGACAACTTTTCGAACAGTAGATGATCTTAAAACATTGTTGGAAATAGAAATGAGGGAGAATTGA
- the murB gene encoding UDP-N-acetylmuramate dehydrogenase, whose product MVNDEQIYERLIAITSAENVLVDESLEDHTYTRLGGNADYYVMPETYQEVQDIVKLSNQEHIPFTLLGNGSNLIIKDGGIRGIVLNLGRLTDISTDGIYMIAQSGARIIDASREALSHSLTGLEFACGIPGTVGGALFMNAGAYGGEIKDVLVSTVVVDRHGELLTLTAEDLDLAYRSSNIPEKGYIVLEATFALEEGDGDAIKAVMDDLTYKRESKQPLEYPSCGSVFKRPPGYFAGKLIQDSELQGQQIGGAQVSLKHAGFIINKEGATATEYIDLIHHVQKTVKEKFDVNLEREVKIIGEDSDR is encoded by the coding sequence GTGGTGAATGATGAGCAGATTTATGAACGACTAATAGCAATAACATCGGCTGAAAATGTTTTAGTTGATGAATCTTTGGAGGACCACACATATACACGCTTGGGTGGTAACGCTGATTATTATGTGATGCCGGAAACGTATCAGGAAGTTCAGGATATCGTCAAACTTTCCAATCAGGAACACATTCCATTTACATTGCTTGGGAATGGATCCAACCTGATTATTAAAGATGGTGGAATCAGAGGTATTGTACTGAATCTTGGCCGTTTGACTGACATTAGTACAGATGGGATATACATGATCGCCCAAAGCGGAGCCCGAATTATTGATGCTTCCCGGGAGGCTTTATCTCATTCGTTAACAGGACTTGAATTTGCATGTGGAATTCCCGGAACAGTCGGTGGGGCACTCTTTATGAATGCCGGAGCATACGGCGGAGAAATTAAAGACGTTTTGGTAAGTACTGTTGTTGTGGATCGACATGGGGAATTGCTTACACTGACCGCTGAGGATCTTGACTTAGCATATCGTTCGAGTAATATTCCGGAAAAAGGTTATATTGTTCTGGAAGCAACGTTCGCACTGGAAGAGGGGGATGGTGATGCGATTAAAGCGGTGATGGACGATCTCACTTATAAGCGCGAATCTAAACAGCCGCTGGAATATCCATCATGCGGCAGTGTGTTTAAGCGGCCTCCGGGTTATTTTGCCGGCAAATTGATTCAGGACAGTGAATTGCAAGGCCAGCAAATTGGTGGTGCTCAAGTATCGTTGAAGCATGCTGGTTTTATTATTAATAAAGAGGGTGCGACGGCGACAGAATATATTGATTTGATCCACCATGTGCAGAAAACGGTTAAAGAAAAGTTTGATGTCAATCTTGAACGTGAAGTGAAGATTATCGGGGAAGACTCCGATCGGTAA
- the ehuB gene encoding ectoine/hydroxyectoine ABC transporter substrate-binding protein EhuB, with product MKRLLAISIFAFTLILLAACGSGGSEETNGNSGNDGSGDKSKLTELQEAGSVTVGFANEKPYGYQDDNGKLKGAAVDIAQAVFADLGIDTVNGKVSEFGELVAGLNAGKFDVITAGMAINPDRCKNVDFGEPEMVYGEGLIVPKGNPKDLHSYADIAETGASVSIMSGATEIEYVKTEGVKKDQIKEASDIAATFAAVESGRADATTGTEMTVKMALKSAGNDKLEFVNDFEQPDIEGVPSYGAAAFHPDNDELREAYNESLQKLIDDGTVAEMLEKNGFDPKYNAPPEDIKTEEICSGEKY from the coding sequence ATGAAGAGATTATTGGCAATATCGATTTTCGCGTTCACACTAATTTTGCTTGCTGCTTGCGGATCTGGCGGCTCAGAAGAAACGAATGGTAACAGCGGAAATGATGGAAGTGGGGATAAAAGCAAACTTACTGAATTGCAAGAAGCAGGATCGGTCACAGTTGGATTTGCGAATGAAAAACCATATGGCTATCAGGATGATAATGGGAAGCTGAAAGGTGCTGCGGTAGATATTGCTCAAGCTGTTTTTGCTGACTTGGGAATTGATACGGTAAATGGAAAAGTTTCTGAATTCGGCGAACTTGTTGCCGGACTGAACGCAGGTAAATTTGACGTTATTACTGCAGGAATGGCTATTAACCCGGATCGTTGTAAAAATGTCGATTTCGGTGAACCGGAAATGGTTTACGGAGAAGGACTAATTGTACCAAAAGGAAACCCCAAAGATCTGCATAGTTATGCCGATATTGCAGAGACCGGTGCTTCCGTTTCGATCATGTCCGGTGCAACAGAAATTGAATATGTAAAGACTGAAGGTGTAAAGAAAGACCAGATAAAAGAAGCATCCGATATCGCTGCCACATTCGCAGCAGTTGAATCCGGCCGAGCTGACGCGACGACAGGTACAGAAATGACCGTGAAAATGGCGCTAAAATCTGCCGGTAACGACAAATTGGAATTTGTAAATGACTTTGAACAGCCGGATATTGAAGGCGTTCCAAGCTATGGTGCCGCGGCATTCCATCCGGATAACGACGAGCTTCGCGAAGCATACAATGAATCACTACAGAAGCTGATTGATGATGGCACAGTTGCTGAAATGTTAGAAAAAAATGGCTTCGATCCTAAATATAATGCACCGCCTGAAGATATAAAAACGGAAGAAATCTGCAGCGGTGAAAAATATTAA
- the hisG gene encoding ATP phosphoribosyltransferase, with amino-acid sequence MDYLTLALAKGRTAEDSINLLNKAGIHFDSLTEDSRKLVFHDDNNMIQLIFVKAVDVPTYVENGAADLGIVGKDNIMEEQPDIYELLDLQFGKCKFAVAGFTGTELDTNKTLIVASKYPNAAKKHFHRKGIPIHTIKLNGSVELAPIIGLSDVIVDIVETGSTLRENGLSVLEEMEAISTRLIVNKASFTTKSDSVHTFIHTLKNSLE; translated from the coding sequence TTGGACTATCTTACATTAGCGCTGGCAAAAGGACGCACGGCTGAAGATTCTATCAATCTGCTAAATAAAGCAGGTATTCATTTCGATAGTTTGACAGAAGACTCGAGAAAATTAGTTTTCCACGACGATAATAACATGATTCAACTGATTTTCGTTAAGGCTGTCGACGTCCCTACATATGTGGAGAACGGCGCGGCAGACTTAGGGATCGTTGGCAAGGACAATATTATGGAAGAACAACCGGACATTTACGAGCTGCTTGATCTTCAGTTCGGCAAGTGCAAATTTGCAGTAGCAGGCTTTACAGGAACGGAACTGGATACAAATAAAACACTTATCGTCGCATCCAAATATCCGAATGCCGCCAAAAAGCACTTCCACCGAAAAGGTATCCCGATCCATACGATTAAGTTAAACGGATCAGTTGAACTCGCCCCAATCATTGGGCTATCAGATGTAATTGTGGACATCGTCGAAACCGGAAGCACGTTGCGCGAAAATGGTCTGTCCGTTTTAGAGGAAATGGAGGCAATTAGTACCCGGCTGATTGTCAATAAAGCTAGTTTCACCACCAAATCCGACAGCGTGCACACCTTCATTCATACGTTAAAAAATAGTTTGGAGTGA
- the ehuD gene encoding ectoine/hydroxyectoine ABC transporter permease subunit EhuD, which translates to MISNWQWDTFYDSFPIIIQGLGITLGLTIACYLFALIFGFVWPFLNQIPIKPLRWLFTWIMEFIRSTPPLVQLFFIFYALPMIPVIGFTLDPFTSAVLGLGIHFSTYIGEVYRSGIEGVDKGQWEAAKALNFSARQKWSKVILPQAIPPTIPMLGNYLIIMFKEVPLASSIGVAGILNLANSYGSANFRYLEPLTIVAILFLVLSYPSAILINKLERKMNRRFEKSEPTGSKPIEEVKGAVSQQ; encoded by the coding sequence ATGATAAGTAATTGGCAATGGGATACATTCTATGACTCTTTCCCAATTATTATACAAGGACTTGGTATTACGCTGGGCTTAACTATCGCTTGTTACTTGTTTGCATTGATTTTTGGTTTTGTCTGGCCATTTCTTAACCAGATTCCCATCAAACCATTAAGGTGGTTGTTTACGTGGATCATGGAGTTTATCCGCTCAACGCCGCCACTTGTTCAGCTGTTCTTTATATTTTATGCATTACCGATGATTCCTGTTATTGGTTTTACCCTCGATCCATTTACTAGTGCTGTACTAGGACTTGGTATTCATTTCAGTACGTATATCGGTGAAGTATATCGTTCTGGAATCGAAGGAGTAGACAAAGGCCAGTGGGAAGCCGCCAAGGCGTTAAATTTTTCAGCAAGACAAAAGTGGTCTAAAGTTATTTTGCCACAGGCGATTCCGCCAACCATCCCTATGCTTGGCAACTATTTAATCATTATGTTTAAAGAAGTTCCTTTAGCATCATCCATTGGTGTTGCCGGTATATTAAATTTAGCCAATTCGTACGGCTCGGCAAACTTCAGGTATTTGGAACCATTGACCATTGTAGCTATTCTGTTCCTTGTCTTGAGCTACCCATCTGCTATACTTATTAATAAATTAGAGCGAAAAATGAACCGGCGTTTCGAAAAAAGCGAACCAACCGGAAGCAAACCGATTGAGGAAGTGAAAGGAGCTGTCTCGCAACAATGA
- the proS gene encoding proline--tRNA ligase, whose translation MSKNNKQFVEKITAMEDDFAQWYTDVVKQAELVDYGAVRGTMIIKPYGFAIWENIRDQLDRRFKETGHSNVSFPLFIPESMLQKEKDHIEGFAPEVAWVTKGGEEELEERICVRPTSEVLFGEYYAKNIHSYRDLPKLFNQWSNVVRWEKTTRPFLRSLEFLWQEGHTAHATQEEAEEETAQMLDIYAEICEDYLAIPVLRGKKTEKEKFAGAEYTLTVESLMHDGKALQSGTSHYFGTGFAEAFDIRYLNKDGEQQPVHQTSWGMSTRIMGALIMVHGDNRGLVIPPRIAPTQAMIVPVAQHKEGVLDKAYDLRDRLQHLVRVNIDSSDKKPGWKFNEYEMKGIPVRIEMGPKDIENEQVVLVRRDTGDKEFVPLSELEERLPALLEEVQQNIYNQALTHLNETTTTAKNMDEFKQALDEKPGFIQAMWCGDHACEEKIKDETSATSRCIPFEQHHVSDSCVYCGREAKELVYWARAY comes from the coding sequence TTGAGTAAAAACAATAAACAATTTGTTGAGAAGATCACTGCTATGGAAGATGATTTCGCTCAGTGGTATACAGACGTCGTTAAACAGGCGGAATTGGTTGATTACGGAGCCGTCCGCGGAACGATGATTATTAAGCCATATGGATTTGCCATTTGGGAAAATATTCGTGACCAGCTGGATCGCCGTTTTAAAGAAACCGGCCATTCCAATGTCTCCTTCCCATTGTTCATTCCGGAAAGCATGTTGCAAAAGGAAAAAGATCACATTGAAGGCTTTGCACCGGAAGTAGCCTGGGTAACAAAGGGTGGAGAAGAAGAATTAGAGGAGCGGATTTGTGTTCGTCCGACATCCGAGGTGCTTTTTGGCGAATATTATGCAAAAAATATTCATTCGTACCGTGATCTACCTAAGCTTTTTAATCAGTGGAGCAATGTCGTCCGCTGGGAAAAAACGACACGTCCGTTCCTGCGTTCGCTGGAATTTCTATGGCAGGAAGGGCATACCGCTCATGCAACACAGGAGGAAGCGGAAGAAGAGACGGCACAAATGCTGGACATTTACGCGGAAATCTGTGAAGACTACCTAGCTATCCCTGTGCTACGTGGCAAAAAGACCGAAAAGGAAAAATTCGCAGGTGCCGAATATACATTAACTGTTGAAAGTTTGATGCACGACGGAAAAGCATTGCAGTCCGGGACATCACACTATTTTGGAACAGGGTTTGCTGAAGCATTTGATATCCGCTATTTAAATAAAGACGGAGAACAACAACCGGTACACCAGACATCTTGGGGTATGTCGACCCGAATTATGGGGGCGCTGATTATGGTGCATGGGGATAATCGCGGTTTGGTAATTCCGCCAAGAATCGCACCGACACAGGCTATGATTGTTCCGGTTGCCCAGCATAAAGAGGGTGTTCTGGACAAGGCATACGATTTACGTGATCGGCTGCAGCATCTCGTCCGTGTCAATATTGACAGCAGTGATAAGAAGCCGGGCTGGAAATTCAATGAATATGAAATGAAAGGAATTCCCGTCCGGATTGAAATGGGTCCGAAAGATATTGAAAATGAGCAAGTTGTTCTCGTTAGGCGTGATACCGGCGACAAAGAATTCGTCCCGTTAAGCGAATTGGAAGAGCGACTGCCAGCCTTGTTGGAGGAAGTCCAGCAGAACATTTATAATCAAGCACTTACGCATTTAAACGAAACAACCACAACTGCTAAAAACATGGACGAATTCAAGCAAGCGCTTGATGAGAAACCAGGCTTCATCCAAGCCATGTGGTGTGGTGATCATGCGTGTGAGGAAAAGATTAAAGATGAAACCTCAGCAACATCACGATGCATCCCATTTGAACAGCACCATGTTTCTGACTCCTGTGTATATTGTGGAAGAGAAGCAAAAGAATTGGTCTACTGGGCAAGAGCATACTAA
- the ehuA gene encoding ectoine/hydroxyectoine ABC transporter ATP-binding protein EhuA: protein MSEPIVSYKDVHKSFGETEVLTGIDLDIKPAEKVAVIGPSGSGKTTIIRMLMTLEQPTSGSIIVDGKHLWHMEKNGKLVPANEKHLRQVRGDIGMVFQHFNLFPHMSILENCMTAPVHVQKIPKQEAKARSIEMLEKVGLGDKLDNYPSQLSGGQKQRVAMARALVMRPKVMLFDEVTSALDPELVGEVLEVIRDIAEEGEMAMVLVTHEMEFARDIADRVLFLDNGVIAEEGPPAEVLENSTNERLQSFLHRFRS from the coding sequence ATGAGTGAACCCATTGTAAGTTACAAAGACGTGCATAAATCCTTTGGTGAGACCGAAGTATTAACCGGAATTGACTTGGACATCAAACCAGCTGAAAAAGTAGCCGTCATTGGCCCGAGCGGATCAGGAAAAACAACAATCATCCGGATGCTGATGACACTCGAACAACCAACATCCGGAAGCATCATTGTTGATGGTAAACACCTATGGCACATGGAGAAAAACGGTAAACTTGTTCCAGCGAATGAAAAACATTTAAGACAGGTTCGTGGCGATATTGGAATGGTCTTTCAGCATTTCAATCTTTTTCCTCATATGTCTATCCTGGAAAACTGTATGACAGCGCCGGTCCACGTCCAGAAAATACCCAAACAAGAAGCAAAAGCACGTTCCATTGAAATGCTCGAAAAAGTTGGTCTGGGTGATAAACTTGATAACTACCCCAGCCAGCTTTCCGGCGGACAAAAGCAACGAGTGGCGATGGCCCGCGCGCTTGTGATGCGGCCAAAAGTTATGCTGTTCGATGAAGTCACATCAGCACTTGACCCTGAGCTGGTTGGAGAAGTGTTGGAGGTCATTCGGGATATAGCCGAGGAAGGCGAAATGGCCATGGTGTTGGTCACACACGAAATGGAATTCGCCCGTGATATTGCTGACCGAGTCCTTTTTCTTGATAATGGTGTCATTGCCGAAGAAGGACCACCAGCCGAGGTACTAGAAAACTCCACCAATGAACGGCTGCAAAGCTTTCTGCACCGGTTCCGGTCATAA
- the ehuC gene encoding ectoine/hydroxyectoine ABC transporter permease subunit EhuC: MNAIADIFPNLMQGVGITIKVLLGSVILGYLIAFISGFCRLSRNPILRGFTRFYVEIFRGTSLIVQLFWFYYALPILFGIDIGSNYWAGVLAIALNYGAYMSEIVRGSILSVAKGQTEAATALNMSPFQRMRLVIFPQAVRMMLPEFGNYLIQMLKATSLVSLISMSDILYYGDILRSNNISQAPTIYFLILVFYFIMALPLIWLTRKMEKVSKKGVASQ; encoded by the coding sequence ATTAACGCAATCGCTGATATATTTCCCAATCTCATGCAGGGTGTTGGCATCACTATTAAAGTGTTATTGGGCTCGGTCATTCTTGGTTATTTAATCGCATTTATTTCGGGATTTTGCCGTCTATCCAGAAACCCCATCCTAAGAGGGTTCACTAGGTTTTATGTGGAAATATTCCGTGGAACTTCCCTGATTGTTCAATTATTTTGGTTTTATTATGCATTGCCAATTTTGTTTGGAATCGATATTGGAAGTAACTACTGGGCAGGTGTACTGGCCATAGCGCTTAACTATGGGGCATACATGTCAGAAATTGTCCGTGGTTCTATATTGTCTGTTGCAAAGGGGCAGACAGAAGCTGCAACTGCACTGAATATGTCACCATTTCAGCGCATGCGGCTAGTCATTTTTCCTCAGGCAGTCCGTATGATGCTCCCTGAATTCGGTAACTACCTCATCCAAATGCTAAAAGCAACATCACTTGTTTCATTAATCAGTATGTCCGATATATTATATTACGGTGATATCTTGCGGAGTAACAATATTTCACAGGCACCTACCATCTATTTTCTCATACTTGTATTCTATTTCATTATGGCATTGCCATTGATATGGCTGACCAGAAAAATGGAAAAGGTGTCCAAGAAAGGAGTGGCTAGCCAATGA